Proteins encoded in a region of the Larimichthys crocea isolate SSNF chromosome XVI, L_crocea_2.0, whole genome shotgun sequence genome:
- the LOC104930968 gene encoding integrin beta-3 has protein sequence MADEESCFLILFYLYLHTRARWQAPSSQRARTRMGAPPAQRIFWLLMFAFGITAVCGSNVCTSRGASTCKQCLAVHPSCAWCFQEDFGQRVASTSRCNLKDNLLEAGCAPSALESPTSKLQVIEDRPLSNKAAGATQDFTQIKPQKLHITLRPDDAKRFTVKVRQVEDYPVDLYYLMDLSYSMNDDLFRLRTLGKGLAEAMNRTTSNLRMGFGAFVDKPLSPYMYISPKEAVKNPCYSINTTCLPQFGYKHVLSLTEEVGRFTEEVKKQMVSRNRDAPEGGFDAIIQAAVCKEQIGWRPDASHLLIFTSDAKTHVALDGRLAGIVHPNDGQCHLNSENMYSMSTTMDYPSLALITEKMSENNINLIFAVTNPVVPLYQNYSELIPGTTVGTLSNDSGNVIQLILKAYAKIRSKVELELQGVPEELSLSFNATCLNGELIPGLKSCSGLKIGDTVSFSVEARARGCPKQKNKTFIIKPVGFKDSLSITVTFECDCKCQSKAQPNSPKCNQGNGTYECGICQCHPGRLGPHCECAEGDYNPTEQDRCSGPSGSGGPQSAICSGRGDCVCGQCVCHSSDFGKVWGKLCECDDFNCLRYKGELCSGHGVCNCGFCQCAPDWQGENCNCSRRTDTCMSNLGLLCSGRGQCVCGACECTQPGAYGATCDKCPTCPDACTMKKECVECKHFKRGKLFDDNTCSRICKDEIMLVDELVLHDTNAVNCTYKDEDDCLERFQYYEDASGKSILFVVKEPDCPKGPDILVVLLSVAGAILFLGLAALLIWKLLVTIHDRREFAKFEEERARAKWDTGHNPLYKGATSTFTNITYRGKD, from the exons ATGGCAGATGAAGAAAGTTGTTTCTTGATTCTTTTCTACTTGTACTTACACACCAGAGCTCGTTGGCAGGCTCCGTCCTCACAGAGAGCCCGCACCAGGATGGGTGCTCCCCCGGCGCAAAGGATATTTTGGCTTCTGATGTTTGCTTTTGGAATAACAGCAGTCTGCG GTTCAAACGTCTGCACCTCCAGAGGAGCCAGCACATGCAAGCAATGTCTGGCTGTGCACCCCAGCTGTGCGTGGTGCTTCCAGGAG GACTTTGGCCAAAGGGTTGCCAGTACTTCCCGCTGTAATCTGAAGGATAACCTGTTGGAAGCGGGCTGTGCTCCGTCAGCTCTCGAGTCTCCAACCAGCAAACTTCAGGTGATCGAAGACCGGCCCCTCAGCAACAAGGCAGCGGGGGCCACGCAAGATTTCACTCAGATCAAGCCCCAGAAACTACACATCACCCTCAGGCCAG ATGATGCTAAGCGCTTCACAGTGAAGGTGCGACAAGTAGAAGACTACCCCGTGGATCTCTACTACCTCATGGATCTCTCCTACTCCATGAACGACGACCTCTTCCGTCTGAGGACGCTGGGCAAAGGTCTGGCCGAGGCTATGAACCGCACCACCAGCAACCTCCGCATGGGCTTTGGGGCTTTTGTGGACAAGCCGCTCTCACCCTACATGTACATCTCACCCAAAGAGGCTGTGAAGAACCCCTGCTACAG CATTAACACCACCTGCTTGCCCCAGTTTGGCTACAAACACGTTCTGTCTCTGACGGAGGAGGTGGGCCGCTTCACAGAGGAAGTGAAGAAGCAGATGGTGTCCAGGAACCGAGATGCCCCAGAGGGAGGCTTTGATGCCATCATCCAGGCTGCTGTGTGCAAG GAGCAGATCGGTTGGCGTCCAGACGCGTCCCACCTTCTGATCTTCACCTCAGACGCTAAGACTCACGTGGCTCTGGACGGTCGTCTCGCTGGAATTGTGCATCCCAACGACGGACAGTGCCACCTCAACTCTGAGAATATGTACAGCATGTCTACCACCATG GATTACCCATCTCTAGCTCTGATCACAGAGAAGATGTCAGAGAACAACATCAACCTCATCTTCGCCGTCACCAACCCTGTGGTTCCTCTGTACCAG AACTACAGTGAGCTGATTCCTGGCACCACAGTAGGAACGCTGTCTAACGACTCAGGCAACGTTATTCAGCTCATACTGAAGGCCTACGCT AAAATCCGTTCCAAAGTGGAGCTGGAGCTTCAAGGAGTCCCAGAAGAGCTGTCCTTGTCCTTTAATGCCACCTGTTTGAATGGAGAGCTCATCCCTGGCCTCAAGTCCTGCTCTGGGCTTAAGATAGGAGACACG GTCTCTTTCAGCGTGGAAGCCAGGGCCCGCGGTTGCCctaaacaaaagaataaaacctTCATCATTAAACCCGTGGGCTTCAAGGACTCCCTCTCCATCACCGTCACCTTCGAGTGTGACTGCAAGTGCCAGTCCAAAGCCCAGCCCAATAGCCCCAAATGCAACCAAGGCAATGGCACCTACGAGTGCGGCATCTGCCAGTGCCACCCAGGCCGCTTAGGGCCTCACTGCGAATGTGCAGAGGGTGACTATAACCCCACGGAGCAGGACCGCTGCAGCGGACCTTCCGGCTCGGGAGGACCTCAATCTGCCATCTGCAGTGGCCGTGGAGACTGTGTGTGCGGACAGTGTGTGTGCCACAGCAGCGACTTTGGAAAAGTCTGGGGAAAGCTGTGCGAGTGTGATGACTTCAACTGCCTGCGCTACAAGGGCGAACTGTGCTCAG GCCATGGTGTCTGTAATTGTGGCTTCTGCCAGTGTGCACCAGACTGGCAGGGTGAGAACTGTAACTGCTCCAGACGTACTGACACCTGTATGTCCAACCTGGGTCTGCTGTGCAGCGGGAGAGGCCAGTGTGTGTGCGGGGCCTGTGAGTGCACCCAGCCAGGTGCCTATGGGGCAACATGCGACAAGTGCCCCACCTGCCCTGACGCCTGCACTATGAAGAA GGAGTGTGTGGAGTGTAAGCACTTCAAGAGGGGCAAACTGTTTGACGACAACACCTGCTCTCGAATCTGCAAGGATGAGATTATGCTTGTGGATGAATTAG TGCTCCATGATACAAACGCTGTGAACTGCACCTACAAAGATGAGGATGATTGCCTGGAGCGTTTTCAGTACTATGAGGACGCCAGTGGCAAGTCCATCTTGTTTGTCGTCAAAGAACCAG ACTGCCCCAAGGGTCCAGACATATTGGTGGTGCTTCTGTCAGTGGCAGGAGCAATTTTGTTCCTTGGCTTGGCGGCTCTGCTTATCTGGAAATTGCTGGTCACCATCCACGACAGACGGGAATTTGCTAAATTTGAGGAAGAACGTGCTCGTGCTAAGTGGGACACG GGACACAATCCTCTCTACAAAGGAGCCACATCTACCTTCACAAACATCACATACAGAGGAAAAGACTGA
- the cpn1 gene encoding carboxypeptidase N catalytic chain, with translation MQQRWTLPWFAALLLGLMGLLVRGSEFQHHRYEDMVRALFAVQSECPYITRIYSIGRSVEGRHLYVLEFSDNPGIHEAMEPEFKYVGNMHGNEVLGRELLIKFSQFLCEEYRAGNQRIMRLIHDTRIHVLPSMNPDGYEVAARQGPEFNGYLVGRGNSREIDLNRNFPDLNALMYYYEKTNGRNHHLPLPDNWEQQVEPETLAVIKWMQNYNFVLSANLHGGAVVANYPFDKSRDARIRGRTTYAATPDDKIFRKLARTYSYAHSWMHKGWNCGDFFDEGITNGASWYSLSKGMQDFNYLYTNCFEITLELSCDKFPPASALPREWLANREALVSYLEQVHHGIKGMVYDENNNPIAKAEISVSGVNHDVTCGLDGDYFRLLLPGTYTVTASAPGYVPSTSTVTVGPAEAIQLHFYLKTAPKQHLKGKHHNGKKNLSSPKAPLKLGPR, from the exons ATGCAGCAGAGGTGGACTCTTCCTTGGTTCGCTGCTCTCCTCCTGGGGCTGATGGGGCTCTTGGTGCGCGGCTCAGAGTTCCAGCATCACCGCTATGAGGACATGGTGCGAGCTCTGTTTGCAGTGCAGAGCGAATGCCCCTACATCACACGCATTTACAGCATCGGGCGAAGCGTGGAGGGGCGACACCTCTACGTGCTGGAGTTCAGTGATAACCCGGGCATCCATGAAGCAA TGGAGCCAGAGTTCAAGTACGTGGGCAACATGCACGGCAACGAAGTGCTCGGCCGTGAGCTCCTCATTAAGTTCTCCCAGTTTCTCTGCGAGGAGTACCGAGCCGGAAACCAGCGGATCATGAGGCTGATCCATGACACGCGCATTCACGTTCTGCCCTCCATGAACCCTGATGGCTACGAGGTGGCTGCCAGACAG GGTCCAGAGTTCAACGGCTACCTGGTGGGTCGAGGGAACTCCAGAGAAATCGATCTGAACAGGAACTTTCCAGACCTAAACGCACTCATGTACTACTACGAGAAGACCAATGGAAGAAACCATCACCTGCCCCTGCCGGACAACTGGGAGCAACAG GTTGAACCGGAGACGTTGGCAGTCATAAAATGGATGCAAAACTACAATTTTGTCCTGTCGGCCAACCTCCACGGAGGAGCTGTGGTCGCCAATTACCCCTTCGACAAGTCGAGAGATGCTCGCATTCGAGGGAGGACCACATATGCAGCCACTCCGGATGACAAAATCTTCAGAAAG ttgGCGAGGACCTATTCGTACGCTCACAGCTGGATGCACAAAGGTTGGAACTGTGGGGACTTCTTTGACGAGGGGATCACCAACGGGGCCAGCTGGTATTCTCTATCCAAAG gcaTGCAGGACTTCAACTACCTCTACACCAACTGTTTTGAGATCACCCTGGAGCTGAGCTGTGATAAGTTTCCTCCGGCGTCAGCACTGCCCAGAGAATGGCTGGCCAACCGAGAGGCGCTGGTTTCATACCTTGAACAG GTGCATCATGGGATAAAAGGCATGGTGTACgatgaaaacaacaaccctATCGCCAAAGCTGAGATCTCAGTGTCTGGGGTCAACCACGATGTGACCTGCG GACTGGATGGCGACTATTTCAGACTTCTGTTACCGGGTACTTACACTGTGACAGCATCTGCTCCAGGTTACGTCCCCTCCACCAGCACTGTCACAGTGGGACCAGCTGAGGCCATAcag CTTCATTTTTACTTGAAAACGGCACCAAAACAACACCTGAAAGGGAAGCACCACAACGGCAAGAAGAACCTCTCATCTCCCAAGGCTCCCTTAAAACTTGGCCCTAGATGA